The following nucleotide sequence is from Cicer arietinum cultivar CDC Frontier isolate Library 1 chromosome 2, Cicar.CDCFrontier_v2.0, whole genome shotgun sequence.
CTTAAGCAAAAGTATACTCTGTCCAATAACACCATATCCAGCATTCACCACACCTTCAATAGCCAAAACTCTTGGACATCCAAACACCAACACTCCACAAACAGTTGCAGCCAAAATGATTCCTCTCTTCACCAAAAATTCATTTATGAACTTCAAATTTGCATTGGAAACAGCATTTTTCTCTCTCAAACAATCACCATCACTACCAACACACTTCACCTTCAACCGAGTTCCACTAAATAACTTAACATTTTCTCCATGACTTGAAAGATTGAAGCTTGTAGACGTGAAAGGACCAACACAGTTGGACACAATAGGAAAAGGGCAATTTGAAACCTTGATTGGCATTCTCTTTGTTCGATTCTCATAAGTAGGATACAACAATTTGGAACCCGAATTGAAAATCCGGTGACCCAAAACCCAAGATTCGAGAGCCATTACTAAGAAACTAAAAGCATAACAACCCAGAAActcaaaattgaattttgatgcAAGAGAGTTGTAACTTGTAATTTGCTGAGTCCGTAAGGAAATGGTTAAGCGAGGCAATCGAGGAAGGTGAAAAGCAAAGAAAAAATGGTATATTTACAAGAAATGAATTGTATGATATTTAGGTATTTGGAAGTAAAAAGCGCAATTGGGAAATTAGGGTTTGAGAGAGTGAGGGATTTAGTGTGTTTGAGGCGCATAGCAGAGTTGGACTTCGACGGACCACACCATTTGCTTTGGTTGTCAGATGCTCTCTGTCTTTCTGTTCGAGGAAAAAATACATCACTTTCTCACGCATACGTAgatgtttatattaaattatcttaattttttaataaatacatgTAATTTTGAAACACAAACTAtccatcaaattttaaaaatttaattaaacagAAATAATTTGAGTAAAATAAAGTATAGgattatcattttattatttatattatcgaTAACAAATGTTatagtattattttaaaaatttctaattgaaaatgattgaaatgaatttcaaattaaaaataattttataccaTAACTTATGCAAAcataaataactaatttaataaaaaaaattaaaatttaatttaatattttcctataacttaataataatttaatatattttgtcaaaaatatatttttttagtgtgaagtattttatatatagtttttacattaaatttattaattatatttttaaaattgttctttaattaataaaagaaataagtagttagtattttaaatttttttatttaattaaggtATCTTTGtgataaaattaatcaatattttttataatttaaagaatattttatataaaataataaattagttttacaaAAGTCTTTTATATAAAGATGAAGATAATAGTTGTTCTTCCATCCATTTTTACGAGTATTGttgctttttttttataaatatatattaaaaaaagtaataataaatttagtgtgtctattttatatattaatgtttttaaaataatatttataaattaacatgtgaagtattttatatatagtttttacattaaatttattaattatatttttaaaattgttctttaattaataaaagaaataagtagttagtattttaaatttttttatttaattaaggtATCTTTGtgataaaattaatcaatattttttataatttaaagaatattttatataaaataataaattagttttacaaAAGTCTTTTATATAAAGATGAAGATAATAGTTGTTCTTCCATCCATTTTTACGAGTATTGttgctttttttttataaatatatattaaaaaaagtaataataaatttagtgtgtctattttatatattaatgtttttaaaataatatttataaattaacatgtaaaattttactttctatttttcaagacaaattaataattatagtaacatacatattttaataaataaatgcaccaggtaatttgaaataatacttatatttaaagaaatttttttcaatgaaatggtataaataaatgcaataagaaaatataaatgatttattagtgttcaaataatctaaattaactaactttaatttttttaattaaccaCAATTAACTgtggttgataaaaaaaaaaataaaaaaaaaaaacttattatctTCAACTCTTTGACACCATCAAATCGTTTTATAACTCCAACCAACTTCACTATGTTTAATGCAATTATCAGGAGTATATTTAATCTAAAGAGAACAattaacatataatattttataattgaaacaaagATATCAACGTGACtcttttatttgtaaattgtaTATGAGATGGTCTATTCTTATAATTACTATTcatagaaataatttttgaacaTAAATTCCAACACCAAACACTATATAAATacatgattttgattttttattaatattttttttcttttttcaaagaTCGTAACATAGGAAAGACACTAActcataatatatttaatagttGGATGTAAATTTTGGTCCAAATAATATATTGTATTGTGAGATGTTTGTCTCGTTGTATgtcttattaataaaaataatataaattacaaaatttaatatgactttaaaaaaaataaagttatttgATTGGTTtggaaaattaaatatatttaatcattattattagttattctaaaaaatatatcacttgacattttttatatttgatatttcctacgtcaaaaatataaatattttgttttcagATTTCCCATCTCACATATCAGTCTCCGCCGTCGCTGCTCCGACAATCCCAATCGGACCCTAGCCGCGCCACCAACTCACGGTTTCCACAAACTCTCTTTCAATATATCTtactttattcttttattttctcatcAACGCTGGTTCTGTTAAATTCTCATAACATCTAGCATCTTTTATTTTCTCATGCTTTTTGCTTTGTTCTTTTGCCTTTcgcttttattttttcaatttaagaTTTCTGATATTTGATGGAGTTTGTAACTTCTGCTGTGTCTATTTCTTTGGTTATTTCATAGCCATTttatttatggaaaaaaaattatgtttttcatATGTTTGTTAACGTAAAACACACCTTgagaaaattatgaatttgattaaatcaTGGTTGGTTAAGAACCAAACGAATCGCTCTTCCTCTGTCAGACAAACGAAACGCTTCCGACAAACGAATCACGAATCACTCCTGTGCTCGCTGCGGGCCCGCGGCCGCCTCTGCCTCCGTGGCCGTTCGTCGCTCTCGCCTCTCTGTTCGCCGCAACTCTCCAGATCGCGTTGCTGCTTTGTTCAAAAGGTTcgaatttctattttgttattgctgatttttgttaggtAGCGTTGATTTTTGTTAGATTTGATTTATGAAAGCATGAAATTTAAAGCTTATATTGTTAGTGTTGAGTTTGAAGCTTTGATTTAGAGTTTGGAattttaatttggagcttcaatTAGACCTGATTTTTCtttagagtttttgtgttgcacataaggtgtttgattttatatcaatataaagtttttgagttttttgtcgcacataaggtgtttgatattatgtctatataaagtgtttgagtttttttattgcatataagatgtttgagttttgttgcatttttgtttgagtttttgtgttgcgcataaggtgtttgattttatatcaatataaagtgtttgagttttttgtcgcacataaggtgtttgattttatgtctatataaagtatttgagtttttttgttgcatataagatgtttgagttttgttgcatttttgtttgagtttttttgtccatataaagtgttttagtttttttgttgcatataagacgtttgttttatgttttagtttttttgagtttttttgtccatataaagtgtttgttttatgttttagtttttttgttgcatataagatgttttagtttttttatgttGGCCACCCCAACCTTTTTGGTCAAGCTCCGCCACTGTGAGGAAATGCACTTatatgttttgttatttttttattgtggtTTGATTGGAGGGTGTAATGTGTAATTCATGCCTGATTTTTTCTGGTTACACTCGAAATTATCCACTACACATAATTAGCATTTGTGAACTTAGTTACAAACATATGTGAAATCAGTTTatacaaaaagttattttttttggttgtgGGTGCGAGGATATTTTAGGGGTGTAACTAGGAAAAATCTTCATGGATGTGTGTATCATATAGTGTTAGAAAACCTTGTCTACATGAGATTGAGGGTGGTAGAATTTGTGTTTGGAATTATAGAGATTTATTAAGACCCTGTTTGGATAAAGAGGTTAAAActaattcattttcatttttgtagaGAAACAATGGGATCTGAAGCTGCAAAAGCAAACACATAGAGGTGGCATTGATATTTTCTAGTTTCACTCAGAAATCCTATGAAAATGTCAGTGAGGAGAAGTGGTACATTTCTCCTCCAAACTTCTCCTCATTCTCATCTCGTTGCAAGTTCTCGTTTTCGAAGCCTCACCACAGAAACCAAACAAGGAGATTATCCTTCTCCCACTCAAACCCAACTTCCTAAAGACCAAAAACTTACTGATATTGTTGATGAAATCTGCAAGATCACTCGAACTAAACCGCGTTGGGAGAACACCCTTCTTTCACAATACCCATCTTTCAATTTCTCCGATCCCAATTTCTTCCTCCTTTATCTCAATCACCAAAATAACTCTTTCCTCTCCCTTCGTTTCCTTCACTGGCTCTCTTCTCATTGTAGTTTCTCACCGGATCAATCTTCCTGCAATGTTCTCTTTGATGCTCTTGTGGATGCTGAAGCCTGCAAAGCCGCAAAATCATTGCTTGATTACCCTGGTTTCACTCCAAAGCCTGCTTCTTTGGAGTCTTACATTCGATGTCTCATCAATGGTGGAATGGTGGAGGATGCACTTGATGTGTTTGTTACTTTGAAAAAGGTTGGATTTTTACCATCCGTTTCAACTTTTAATGCGTCTCTATTGGCTTGTTTAAAAGTTGGTAGGACTGATTTGGTTTGGACATTGTATGAACGTATGCTTGAATCTGGTATTGTAGCTAGCATTGATGTTGAAACTGTTGGGTATCTTATAAAGGCATTTTGTGCTGAGAACAAAGTTTTTAATGGGTATGAACTTCTTAGACAGGTTCTTGACAAGGGCTTGTGTCCTGATAATACTGTTTTTAATTCACTTATAGCTGGTTTTTGTAAGGAGAGACAATATACTAGAGTTTCTGAAATCCTTCATATTATGATTGCCATGAAATGTAATCCGGACATCTATACTTATCAAGAAGTTATTAATGGACTCTTCAAGAGGAAAAATGCTGaggggtttagggtttttaatgatCTCAAGGATAGAGGGTATTTTCCAGACAGAGTTATGTACACAACAGTGATCAAAGGTCTTTGTGATATTGGGTTGCTTGGTGAGGCCAGGAAGTTGTGGTTTGAGATGATTCAAAAAGGACTTGTGCCAAATGAATATACTTATAATGTAATGGTATATGGTTATTTTAAGATTGGTGATCTTGTTGAGGCAAGGAAGCTCTATGAGGATATGTGTGGTAGAGGTTATTCAGAAAATGCGGTTAGCTATACCACAATGATTTCGGGTCTGTGCTTGCATGGAAGGACCGATGAAGCTCTGAGTTTGTTTCGTGAAATGTCTGAAAAGGGTGTTGCTTGTGATTTGATCATTTACAACTCTCTAATCAAAGGTCTTTGCCAGAAAGGCAAGCTAGTTAAGGCTACTGATCTGTTAAATGAACTTCTTGTAAAGGGTTTAGAACCATCAGTTTCTTCATTTACTCCTCTCATTAAAAGACTTTGTGAAGTCGGAGACACTGAGGGTGCGATGAGGTTGTTGAAAGATATGCATGATAGGCATTTGGAACCAATTGCTGGTACACATGATTATATTATAATTGGGTTGTGTAAAGAAGGAAATTTTGTACAAGGTATGGAGTGGTTGCTGAACATGTTGAGTTGGAAGCTGAAACCCAAAGAGCAGACCTTTGAGCACCTGATTGACAGTCTATTACAAGAAGATAGGTTAGATGATATTTTGGTTGTTTTAGATTTAATGTTTAGAGAAGGATATAGACTCAAAGAAAGCATAATCCATTCTTTGGTGTGTAAATTTAGCAAAGAGAATTTACATCTTCCGAATTTGTGTTTGGAGGAGCTCGTataaagaaaatgacataactGATTGTGCTGTTTGTATCTTCCATATACCAATAAAATGACGAATATTTGGAAAAACTTGAAGCTGTTGTGTAGTTATATTGATGTTTCCCATTGTACATCTTGAAATTGTAACATGTCTGCCTTTCTagatataaatttgatttaaaactaCAGTTGGTATATCATTAATTCCTTTTTTGGAACAGAATACGAAGGTGTGGAGGCTATTGAAATTGGTTTACAAGTTAATTTTTTTCCACATCTTATTGTTTATCAGTTTCTTCATAGCATTTTATCGATGTTGTTTAAATTCTGATTACTGGAACTGGTAGACATGAccctttttaaaagtttgttgtttctttaaaagAATCTTCAAAACACCCTTTTTAGTTTAGTAGTCAcactttttttctctctcaattATCCGCGTTTATCCTTATCTTTGCCATACATTCACTCTTCCTTCAACATATTGCCTTCATATTTAGCATGTAATTTTCAAAGAGCAAGAAAGTTATTCCTTAGTAACCATGAGGTAATGGTTTCTAACAATATTAGAGTTTGAGCTTCTTAATCTTTGGCAAcatttttcaacttttcttGCTTACTTGTAATAAGATACTATTTTGTCCTTCAAATTATTTGTTGCCTATATACTCATTACTGTGACTGCATTTGTATGGCCGTCTCTACATGAATAATAGAGTGATACGAAATATGATAGGAATAATTCAGATTGTTCAGCAAACCATGTATATGGTAGGATTGGTTTTGGTACAAATTAGGTTTGGTTTTATTCCTCTTAGAACCCCTGACTATCAGAGTTTcctttgaatgatattttttatgggAATCACAATTTGTGTGTAGATTCTTTGTTTCATGTAGCATAATGCAAGAGTCATGGTGGAATAGCACTCTGGTGTTAACATATCGGTCAAGAGGTTTTTGGTGAGTCAGTTCTTGTGCATTGATTGGAGTGGATTTTGGTTTTGCGGGTTCCGgtgaaattgaattaatttgtttaatagTAAATGGAGGAACAAGTAGCTCTAAAATTCATACAACTAAAAAGGCTTAAGTTGATatattcaacttaataatatcagtatttgtcaatttaattaaatcttAAAGATTTGGGATAATTAAATTTGACAAGCAATGTAGATTGGTGGTGTATAATTTTGTGCTTGATTTTGTTGTATTTATACAATGATtagttatatttgtttatttgattgtCAACTTGTAAAGAATATTCAAAAATGATTTCAACTTCTAAAATTCATACAACTAGAAAGGCTTAAGTTGTCATGAGATTGATATACTACTTTTATATGCAAGTTAGTGTTCAATCTTTGGTCAAAAagattaagataaaaaaataaaaaaaacgtCCTAGTATGTCTGTCAATTTTGcttttaatatgaatataattgCACTTGCATAGATgcattgtaaaaataataatgtagttACTATTCACATTAAATTAATGCATTGAAAGTAACTagattttctttcattttataattctTCCCTCTAATAATTTACTTCAGCCTTGGGAAGAAAAGGTGAAACTGGAAATCCAAAAccttattattatatattacattTATCTATCAAAAAACCATTAATAAGATACTGGTATCCCCACCCCACCCCCAGattttcatcatcatcaaaaaaaatatatttcagtGGACTTCAATCATTGATGAACAGATTTCTCAAAACTGGAGTTGGACCTCATGGTATACTCTGCAACAAGCTTAGCAAAAGATGATGACTTATCCTCTAGCAATGTGGTTGGAGAGTCATACTCCTCAATACGCCCTACACCAATACACAACAAGATTAGAAAACGAAATTGAGATCGGACGGTCCAGATTTCAatgcatattttaatttttataaaataatatactaaaaatacTGAGTTCAAAATTTGGGCTGTTTAATTTCGATTCAACAGTCACCAATGTACTGGTTATGGTATTGCTGATTGCAGGCAATCTAAATTCAAAAACGAAACACCAAAAGAACAAAagatatcaaattttaaactacGAATAATAGTTTTTGTTACTGACCTTGACTAAGAAGTAGAACCATATCACTGTCAAGAACAGAAGTTATTCGATGTGCGATGGTAATGACGGTAGAGTCGGAGAAATGCTGCTTAAGAGTTTGCTGAATTAAATTATCTGTAGCTGTGTCAACTGATGCAGTGGCTTCATCAAGCACCAAAATCTTGCTCTTCTTAAGAAGAACCCTACCAAGACAAACCAACTGCCTCTGACCCATGCTCCAATTATCACCATTCTCACTAACTATAAAAGCATCAACTTCCACATTAGAAATAAGTTCAAGAGTACAAGCACTATTAATTTGTGTTCAACAAAATTAGAAGCattgttgtcaaatagtggctATAGCTATAGCCACTATAGTGTAGCCAAATTTATACAAATAACTATGATTCTGCAATACACTATTTAGCGCAACTATAGTGGCACTGTAGTgtaacaaaatttaaacaaactgCTATTTTTCATGATCCATGATTGAAAACATTGATTAGAAGACAAACCTGCAGAATCGAGCTTTCCTTCTTTCTTTCTAACTTCATCTCCCAGTTGACACTTATCCAAGgcctattttaaatttagagaaTGTAAATCAGTATTTGAAGAACAATTACATGTCGAACATTTTGAACAGAACACTAAGTGTCATTGTCATTTCATTTTTTCCCAACAAATATAAAACACCAACCCACCTCCCATATTTGTTCATCGGTGTACTCTTCCAGAGGATCGAGATTACTTCTCACAGTCCCCTCAAACATTGTCGGATCCTGGGGAATAATGCTTAGTCTAGACCTCAAATCATGCAACCCAATTGTAGATATGTTGATGCCGTCTATGATAACTTCCCCGGCAGTAGGTTCAACAAGTCGAAATAGTGTTTGTATAAGAGTTGATTTGCCGCTACCTGTTCTACCAACAATGCCAGTTCTCAATCCTCCACGAAATGTGCATGTCAGGCCACGCAACACGAGCGGAAGATGAGGAGCATATCGAACCTTCATCACAGAAAACAAGTCATTACAAATGGTGAAACAGAACACAAACATCTAGTAAAGAAAACTATGCTAACAAGTATGTTATATCCAAATCACAACTTTTCTAACCATTTACGAAAAGAAAACATTAACATGAGTTTCATAAATCAATTGACCACaaaatgaaagaaaacaaaaccAAAGACATAAACAAAAGGCAACGACAGGAAGAAAAAAGTCCTATACCTGCAAGTTCCGTACATCAACCTCGCCGTATGATGGCCAAGAAGGATCTggtctattttcttcttctaaaacTAGAGGAGGCTCACTAGGAATGTTTGTATACTGAAGCATCCTTTCTACCGATATAATTTTGTTCTCCAAGTTGCAAAGATTCCATATCACCCAAGCTTGTATCATGTTTAAATTTAGACCATAGGTAACAGCTAGACCAGCAATGCCTTCAAAAATCAGAAAAAATGACACAAAATGGAAACAATTATGCTCAACTCCTTAT
It contains:
- the LOC101506059 gene encoding uncharacterized protein; translation: MKMSVRRSGTFLLQTSPHSHLVASSRFRSLTTETKQGDYPSPTQTQLPKDQKLTDIVDEICKITRTKPRWENTLLSQYPSFNFSDPNFFLLYLNHQNNSFLSLRFLHWLSSHCSFSPDQSSCNVLFDALVDAEACKAAKSLLDYPGFTPKPASLESYIRCLINGGMVEDALDVFVTLKKVGFLPSVSTFNASLLACLKVGRTDLVWTLYERMLESGIVASIDVETVGYLIKAFCAENKVFNGYELLRQVLDKGLCPDNTVFNSLIAGFCKERQYTRVSEILHIMIAMKCNPDIYTYQEVINGLFKRKNAEGFRVFNDLKDRGYFPDRVMYTTVIKGLCDIGLLGEARKLWFEMIQKGLVPNEYTYNVMVYGYFKIGDLVEARKLYEDMCGRGYSENAVSYTTMISGLCLHGRTDEALSLFREMSEKGVACDLIIYNSLIKGLCQKGKLVKATDLLNELLVKGLEPSVSSFTPLIKRLCEVGDTEGAMRLLKDMHDRHLEPIAGTHDYIIIGLCKEGNFVQGMEWLLNMLSWKLKPKEQTFEHLIDSLLQEDRLDDILVVLDLMFREGYRLKESIIHSLVCKFSKENLHLPNLCLEELV